A window of Chaetodon auriga isolate fChaAug3 chromosome 2, fChaAug3.hap1, whole genome shotgun sequence contains these coding sequences:
- the rbm6 gene encoding RNA-binding protein 10 isoform X3: MWDGPGPGQGPRGGPPFRGDHRGEMFGGRDRPMPDFRGREGMNMGHMGPRPLDLPPMGRMDGPPMRGRDMDPREMRGREPNRDFFRPGEEPDFSLRRHHEAAIRAKLMNSPGFPGPGRNPGDMGGRGMPPREPNSRFMDMRDREAFHYNMPQFNNPNIDGRRGGFPMDRMERNDGFRDMRDRPPMGIASSDRYDMELTPRERRMMDTDRRGGPPFNPKGGFDSDMDFRNRLGPSAEFRGRDRSPLRFGNSDVSPADRARPDMPSDDAGPQRAEFMGAEDKLREREYPDSSGSPLMDYRSGEEMTLAEEWKNRRKDKNPYLNMGKGMGSVPEHNFPVGFGRDARNPPPFQERDRPSVEFPVKDVGFPHGDRFPTMDLPSIGSKGPQNHPLPEISPLTGPLGRENENKHWLGERDPKHSQNKSNCDERPPYHKDKNQPSHDVQVPSDCFKGLKDIPHNDGPARGKMGAERDFPSNSAVQSRDQDYRDIDYRTGSGRAFDYKREALQTPEKLIKESKPVAPSKFSESGSQDQDYRSASVEDKVSNTISIIGIPKTATMEQILGAFAVRDGVPMQGMKIKNVVPGYSYDTAYVEFLNLEDAVHFMESNKGSLKVGTSTTSMKYIQPDERERSVHESDHKVPQLQEPQLPGPDEPLQELKTSLNGSKPKGPMEPSSHSQWQRSSDLTPEAWQRQVDQQLQQQETEQQAESWGSRNLPHQNAHQSDSIFKDSKTMIIKNVKPTTTVETILKALDPFAYLDERNVRLVKAKPPGAKCFCFVDMDSHEQVTRLVELLTKPRPLYIDGVRVYAEVAKPLKNQNFRKDFDKPNSSILGFPPEASMMGQQQFPQPPPFLQPLQPPPSAPAEMQVSPFVSAGDLMPGSANPPLSSDPSIAQGVGYGEAPAVDPSYEAGGPHVPTESAGMTVGIDGAPTFMYGSEIPDMTNYLYDATSGFYYDPETTLYYDPNSRYFYNAQTQDYLYWDTVSKTYIPVPGGSSAETQPGSMTAEDQAILSNPAADAPLEMKKLPLVPNLTGAAQTPGPVTAAEAVPTSTAASEKKDDDDSSKKDKEEKPRSLAAVKIMKDMERWAKIQNRQKESVRAASPVLKGGLDDDRRQSKSADAGFTIFERKNSGADELFKKPLAPPKKDEKSKRPMGSLGLLASDYAAGSDEEVEEDKEEATKSSHSGLSEDKDNKLTDWKKMACLLCRRQFPNKDALIRHQQLSDLHKQNMEIHLKIKRSKKELEALENQEKELNARETSRSPEQKRRKHHYQQPQHHNTWGGSSREKVSDRPGLGAEPAPQRKKKEPVVWDHTTYKQAVRKAMFARFKELE; this comes from the exons AGGTAGAGAAGGGATGAACATGGGTCATATGGGCCCGAGACCTCTAGATCTACCACCTATGGGGAGGATGGATGGGCCACCCATGAGAGGGCGGGATATGGACCCACGTGAAATGCGAGGTAGAGAGCCAAACAGAGATTTTTTCAGACCTGGAGAAGAGCCAGACTTCAGTCTTAGAAGGCACCATGAAGCTGCCATCAGAGCCAAACTGATGAATTCGCCTGGTTTCCCGGGGCCAGGCAGGAACCCAGGTGATATGGGAGGGAGGGGTATGCCACCACGGGaaccaaacagcagatttatggacatgagagacagagaggcattTCATTATAACATGCCACAGTTCAACAATCCCAATATTGATGGAAGAAGAGGGGGGTTTCCCATGGACAGAATGGAGCGAAATGATGGATTTAGGGACATGCGTGACAGGCCCCCAATGGGCATTGCTAGCTCTGATCGCTATGATATGGAATTAACTCCACGTGAAAGGAGAATGATGGACACTGACAGAAGAGGAGGGCCACCTTTCAATCCAAAAGGCGGCTTTGATTCTGACATGGATTTCAGAAATCGACTTGGGCCGTCAGCTGAATTTAGAGGTAGGGATCGATCTCCATTGAGATTTGGGAACAGTGACGTCtctccagcagacagagcaAGACCAGACATGCCTTCAGATGATGCTGGCCCTCAAAGAGCAGAGTTCATGGGTGCAGAGGACaaactcagagagagagaatatccAGATTCAAGTGGCAGTCCCCTTATGGATTATCGAAGTGGTGAAGAGATGACCCTTGCAGAGGAGTGGAAGAACCGTCGGAAGGACAAGAACCCTTACTTAAACATGGGTAAAGGTATGGGAAGTGTACCCGAACACAATTTTCCTGTTGGTTTTGGCAGAGACGCTAGAAATCCACCACCATTTCAGGAAAGGGATAGACCATCTGTTGAATTCCCAGTGAAAGATGTTGGCTTTCCTCATGGTGACCGCTTCCCTACTATGGATCTACCCTCAATTGGCAGCAAAGGTCCACAAAACCATCCACTACCGGAAATAAGTCCACTTACTGGCCCTCttggaagagaaaatgagaataaaCATTGGCTTGGAGAAAGGGACCCGAAACATAGTCAGAATAAATCAAATTGTGACGAAAGGCCCCCTTACCATAAAGACAAGAATCAGCCCTCACATGACGTTCAGGTGCCAAGTGATTGTTTTAAAGGGTTGAAAGATATCCCACACAATGACGGACCTGCCAGGGGTAAGATGGGGGCCGAACGGGATTTCCCAAGCAACAGCGCTGTGCAGTCAAGAGACCAAGACTACAGGGACATCGATTATAGAACAGGGTCTGGGAGAGCTTTTGATTACAAACGTGAGGCGCTTCAGACCCCAGAGAAGCTCATCAAAGAGTCTAAACCAGTCGCACCTTCAAAATTTAGTGAGTCTGGTTCTCAG GATCAAGATTACAGAAGTGCATCAGTGGAGGACAAAGTTTCCAATACCATATCCATAATTGGTATTCCAAAGACAGCCACAATGGAGCAG ATTCTTGGTGCCTTTGCAGTCCGTGATGGCGTGCCAATGCAGGGgatgaaaatcaaaaatgtcGTGCCAG GTTACAGCTACGATACGGCCTATGTGGAGTTTTTAAACCTCGAGGATGCAGTCCACTTCATGGAGTCCAACAAG GGGTCCCTAAAGGTTGGCACTAGCACAACATCCATGAAGTACATCCAGCCAGACGAGCGTGAAAGAAGTGTTCAT GAGTCAGATCACAAAGTACCTCAACTCCAGGAGCCCCAGTTGCCTGGACCAGATGAACCTTTACAAGAGTTGAAGACCAGCTTGAATGGGTCCAAACCAAAAGGGCCTATGGAGCCATCGTCCCACAGCCAGTGGCAGCGTAGCTCTGACCTGACTCCAGAGGCCTGGCAGCGGCAGGTGGACCAACAGCTCCAACAGCAAGAAACTGAGCAGCAGGCAGAGTCTTGGGGTAGCCGCAACCTTCCTCATCAAAACGCCCACCAATCTGACTCCATCTTTAAAGACAGCAAAA CCATGATCATAAAAAATGTGAAGCCCACCACCACAGTAGAAACTATCTTGAAAGCCTTGGATCCCTTTGCATATCTGGATGAAAGAAACGTTCGTCTAGTCAAGGCCAAGCCACCAGGAGCCAAGTGCTTCTGCTTTGTTGACATGGACTCCCATGAG CAAGTGACTCGTCTGGTTGAGCTCCTCACTAAACCCAGACCCCTTTATATTGACGGAGTCAGAGTTTATGCTGAGGTCGCAAAACCCCTCAAGAACCAAAA tttcagaaaAGACTTTGATAAACCTAACAGTTCCATCCTTGGGTTTCCACCTGAGGCTAGCATGATGGGG cagcagcagttcccACAGCCGCCACCGTTTTTGCAACCTCTGCAGCCGCCGCCTAGTGCCCCCGCCGAAATGCAAG TCTCACCGTTTGTGTCAGCAGGTGACTTGATGCCTGGCAGTGCTAATCCTCCTCTGTCATCAGACCCCAGCATTGCACAG GGAGTTGGCTACGGTGAGGCTCCAGCTGTGGATCCGTCATACGAGGCTGGTGGACCCCATGTGCCCACCGAATCAGCTGGGATGACAGTTGGCATAGACGGAGCACCGACCTTCATGTATG GCTCTGAGATTCCAGACATGACCAACTACTTGTATGATGCCACGTCAGGCTTCTACTACGATCCTGAGACGACACTGTACTACGACCCAAACTCAAGG TATTTCTACAATGCTCAAACCCAAGACTACTTGTACTGGGATACCGTGTCAAAGACCTACATCCCAGTTCCAGGAGGATCCTCTGCAGAGACCCAACCTGGGAGCATGACTGCTGAGGACCAAGCCATTCTTTCCAACCCGGCAGCAGATGCTCCTCTGGAAATGAAGAAACTGCCACTGGTGCCCAACCTCACCGGAGCAGCTCAGACGCCGGGTCCCGTTACTGCTGCGGAGGCTGTCCCGACTTCTACAGCGGCGTCTGAGAAGAAGGACGACGACGACTCCAGTaaaaaggacaaagaggagaagcCGAGAAGTCTCGCTGCTGTCAAG ATCATGAAAGATATGGAGCGCTGGGCAAAGATCCAGAATCGTCAGAAGGAAAGTGTTCGTGCTGCATCACCAGTTCTAAAGGGCGGACTGGACGATGACAGGAGGCAGTCCAAGTCTGCTGACGCTGGGTTCACTATCTTTGAAAGGAAG AACTCAGGTGCAGATGAACTTTTTAAGAAGCCCCTTGCTCCTCCTAAGaaagatgaaaagtcaaag CGTCCGATGGGCTCCCTGGGTCTGCTGGCATCAGACTATGCAGCTGGAAGTGATGAAGAAGTGGAAGAAGACAAGGAGGAGGCCACTAAAAGCAGTCATAGCGGCCTCTCTGAAGACAAGGACAACAAGCTGACGGACTGGAAGAAGATGGCCTGCCTGCTGTGTAGGAGGCAGTTCCCGAACAAGGACGCTCTGATCCGCCACCAGCAGCTTTCAGACCTGCACAAA CAAAATATGGAGATCCACCTTAAGATCAAGAGGTCAAAGAAGGAGCTAGAGGCGCTGGAGAACCAGGAAAAAGAA CTAAATGCCAGAGAAACTTCCAGGTCAccagaacagaaaagaagaaaacaccaTTACCAACAGCCGCAGCATCATAATACCTGGGGTGGAAGCTCCAG GGAGAAAGTCAGCGACAGACCTGGTTTAGGAGCCGAACCTGCCCCG cagaggaagaagaaagagccTGTTGTTTGGGACCACACCACCTACAAACAGGCAGTACGCAAGGCCATGTTTGCACGGTTTAAGGAACTCGAGTGA
- the rbm6 gene encoding RNA-binding protein 10 isoform X8, protein MWDGPGPGQGPRGGPPFRGDHRGEMFGGRDRPMPDFRGREGMNMGHMGPRPLDLPPMGRMDGPPMRGRDMDPREMRGREPNRDFFRPGEEPDFSLRRHHEAAIRAKLMNSPGFPGPGRNPGDMGGRGMPPREPNSRFMDMRDREAFHYNMPQFNNPNIDGRRGGFPMDRMERNDGFRDMRDRPPMGIASSDRYDMELTPRERRMMDTDRRGGPPFNPKGGFDSDMDFRNRLGPSAEFRGRDRSPLRFGNSDVSPADRARPDMPSDDAGPQRAEFMGAEDKLREREYPDSSGSPLMDYRSGEEMTLAEEWKNRRKDKNPYLNMGKGMGSVPEHNFPVGFGRDARNPPPFQERDRPSVEFPVKDVGFPHGDRFPTMDLPSIGSKGPQNHPLPEISPLTGPLGRENENKHWLGERDPKHSQNKSNCDERPPYHKDKNQPSHDVQVPSDCFKGLKDIPHNDGPARGKMGAERDFPSNSAVQSRDQDYRDIDYRTGSGRAFDYKREALQTPEKLIKESKPVAPSKFSESGSQDQDYRSASVEDKVSNTISIIGIPKTATMEQILGAFAVRDGVPMQGMKIKNVVPGYSYDTAYVEFLNLEDAVHFMESNKGSLKVGTSTTSMKYIQPDERERSVHESDHKVPQLQEPQLPGPDEPLQELKTSLNGSKPKGPMEPSSHSQWQRSSDLTPEAWQRQVDQQLQQQETEQQAESWGSRNLPHQNAHQSDSIFKDSKTMIIKNVKPTTTVETILKALDPFAYLDERNVRLVKAKPPGAKCFCFVDMDSHEQVTRLVELLTKPRPLYIDGVRVYAEVAKPLKNQNFRKDFDKPNSSILGFPPEASMMGQQQFPQPPPFLQPLQPPPSAPAEMQAGDLMPGSANPPLSSDPSIAQGVGYGEAPAVDPSYEAGGPHVPTESAGMTVGIDGAPTFMYGSEIPDMTNYLYDATSGFYYDPETTLYYDPNSRYFYNAQTQDYLYWDTVSKTYIPVPGGSSAETQPGSMTAEDQAILSNPAADAPLEMKKLPLVPNLTGAAQTPGPVTAAEAVPTSTAASEKKDDDDSSKKDKEEKPRSLAAVKIMKDMERWAKIQNRQKESVRAASPVLKGGLDDDRRQSKSADAGFTIFERKNSGADELFKKPLAPPKKDEKSKRPMGSLGLLASDYAAGSDEEVEEDKEEATKSSHSGLSEDKDNKLTDWKKMACLLCRRQFPNKDALIRHQQLSDLHKQNMEIHLKIKRSKKELEALENQEKELNARETSRSPEQKRRKHHYQQPQHHNTWGGSSREKVSDRPGLGAEPAPQRKKKEPVVWDHTTYKQAVRKAMFARFKELE, encoded by the exons AGGTAGAGAAGGGATGAACATGGGTCATATGGGCCCGAGACCTCTAGATCTACCACCTATGGGGAGGATGGATGGGCCACCCATGAGAGGGCGGGATATGGACCCACGTGAAATGCGAGGTAGAGAGCCAAACAGAGATTTTTTCAGACCTGGAGAAGAGCCAGACTTCAGTCTTAGAAGGCACCATGAAGCTGCCATCAGAGCCAAACTGATGAATTCGCCTGGTTTCCCGGGGCCAGGCAGGAACCCAGGTGATATGGGAGGGAGGGGTATGCCACCACGGGaaccaaacagcagatttatggacatgagagacagagaggcattTCATTATAACATGCCACAGTTCAACAATCCCAATATTGATGGAAGAAGAGGGGGGTTTCCCATGGACAGAATGGAGCGAAATGATGGATTTAGGGACATGCGTGACAGGCCCCCAATGGGCATTGCTAGCTCTGATCGCTATGATATGGAATTAACTCCACGTGAAAGGAGAATGATGGACACTGACAGAAGAGGAGGGCCACCTTTCAATCCAAAAGGCGGCTTTGATTCTGACATGGATTTCAGAAATCGACTTGGGCCGTCAGCTGAATTTAGAGGTAGGGATCGATCTCCATTGAGATTTGGGAACAGTGACGTCtctccagcagacagagcaAGACCAGACATGCCTTCAGATGATGCTGGCCCTCAAAGAGCAGAGTTCATGGGTGCAGAGGACaaactcagagagagagaatatccAGATTCAAGTGGCAGTCCCCTTATGGATTATCGAAGTGGTGAAGAGATGACCCTTGCAGAGGAGTGGAAGAACCGTCGGAAGGACAAGAACCCTTACTTAAACATGGGTAAAGGTATGGGAAGTGTACCCGAACACAATTTTCCTGTTGGTTTTGGCAGAGACGCTAGAAATCCACCACCATTTCAGGAAAGGGATAGACCATCTGTTGAATTCCCAGTGAAAGATGTTGGCTTTCCTCATGGTGACCGCTTCCCTACTATGGATCTACCCTCAATTGGCAGCAAAGGTCCACAAAACCATCCACTACCGGAAATAAGTCCACTTACTGGCCCTCttggaagagaaaatgagaataaaCATTGGCTTGGAGAAAGGGACCCGAAACATAGTCAGAATAAATCAAATTGTGACGAAAGGCCCCCTTACCATAAAGACAAGAATCAGCCCTCACATGACGTTCAGGTGCCAAGTGATTGTTTTAAAGGGTTGAAAGATATCCCACACAATGACGGACCTGCCAGGGGTAAGATGGGGGCCGAACGGGATTTCCCAAGCAACAGCGCTGTGCAGTCAAGAGACCAAGACTACAGGGACATCGATTATAGAACAGGGTCTGGGAGAGCTTTTGATTACAAACGTGAGGCGCTTCAGACCCCAGAGAAGCTCATCAAAGAGTCTAAACCAGTCGCACCTTCAAAATTTAGTGAGTCTGGTTCTCAG GATCAAGATTACAGAAGTGCATCAGTGGAGGACAAAGTTTCCAATACCATATCCATAATTGGTATTCCAAAGACAGCCACAATGGAGCAG ATTCTTGGTGCCTTTGCAGTCCGTGATGGCGTGCCAATGCAGGGgatgaaaatcaaaaatgtcGTGCCAG GTTACAGCTACGATACGGCCTATGTGGAGTTTTTAAACCTCGAGGATGCAGTCCACTTCATGGAGTCCAACAAG GGGTCCCTAAAGGTTGGCACTAGCACAACATCCATGAAGTACATCCAGCCAGACGAGCGTGAAAGAAGTGTTCAT GAGTCAGATCACAAAGTACCTCAACTCCAGGAGCCCCAGTTGCCTGGACCAGATGAACCTTTACAAGAGTTGAAGACCAGCTTGAATGGGTCCAAACCAAAAGGGCCTATGGAGCCATCGTCCCACAGCCAGTGGCAGCGTAGCTCTGACCTGACTCCAGAGGCCTGGCAGCGGCAGGTGGACCAACAGCTCCAACAGCAAGAAACTGAGCAGCAGGCAGAGTCTTGGGGTAGCCGCAACCTTCCTCATCAAAACGCCCACCAATCTGACTCCATCTTTAAAGACAGCAAAA CCATGATCATAAAAAATGTGAAGCCCACCACCACAGTAGAAACTATCTTGAAAGCCTTGGATCCCTTTGCATATCTGGATGAAAGAAACGTTCGTCTAGTCAAGGCCAAGCCACCAGGAGCCAAGTGCTTCTGCTTTGTTGACATGGACTCCCATGAG CAAGTGACTCGTCTGGTTGAGCTCCTCACTAAACCCAGACCCCTTTATATTGACGGAGTCAGAGTTTATGCTGAGGTCGCAAAACCCCTCAAGAACCAAAA tttcagaaaAGACTTTGATAAACCTAACAGTTCCATCCTTGGGTTTCCACCTGAGGCTAGCATGATGGGG cagcagcagttcccACAGCCGCCACCGTTTTTGCAACCTCTGCAGCCGCCGCCTAGTGCCCCCGCCGAAATGCAAG CAGGTGACTTGATGCCTGGCAGTGCTAATCCTCCTCTGTCATCAGACCCCAGCATTGCACAG GGAGTTGGCTACGGTGAGGCTCCAGCTGTGGATCCGTCATACGAGGCTGGTGGACCCCATGTGCCCACCGAATCAGCTGGGATGACAGTTGGCATAGACGGAGCACCGACCTTCATGTATG GCTCTGAGATTCCAGACATGACCAACTACTTGTATGATGCCACGTCAGGCTTCTACTACGATCCTGAGACGACACTGTACTACGACCCAAACTCAAGG TATTTCTACAATGCTCAAACCCAAGACTACTTGTACTGGGATACCGTGTCAAAGACCTACATCCCAGTTCCAGGAGGATCCTCTGCAGAGACCCAACCTGGGAGCATGACTGCTGAGGACCAAGCCATTCTTTCCAACCCGGCAGCAGATGCTCCTCTGGAAATGAAGAAACTGCCACTGGTGCCCAACCTCACCGGAGCAGCTCAGACGCCGGGTCCCGTTACTGCTGCGGAGGCTGTCCCGACTTCTACAGCGGCGTCTGAGAAGAAGGACGACGACGACTCCAGTaaaaaggacaaagaggagaagcCGAGAAGTCTCGCTGCTGTCAAG ATCATGAAAGATATGGAGCGCTGGGCAAAGATCCAGAATCGTCAGAAGGAAAGTGTTCGTGCTGCATCACCAGTTCTAAAGGGCGGACTGGACGATGACAGGAGGCAGTCCAAGTCTGCTGACGCTGGGTTCACTATCTTTGAAAGGAAG AACTCAGGTGCAGATGAACTTTTTAAGAAGCCCCTTGCTCCTCCTAAGaaagatgaaaagtcaaag CGTCCGATGGGCTCCCTGGGTCTGCTGGCATCAGACTATGCAGCTGGAAGTGATGAAGAAGTGGAAGAAGACAAGGAGGAGGCCACTAAAAGCAGTCATAGCGGCCTCTCTGAAGACAAGGACAACAAGCTGACGGACTGGAAGAAGATGGCCTGCCTGCTGTGTAGGAGGCAGTTCCCGAACAAGGACGCTCTGATCCGCCACCAGCAGCTTTCAGACCTGCACAAA CAAAATATGGAGATCCACCTTAAGATCAAGAGGTCAAAGAAGGAGCTAGAGGCGCTGGAGAACCAGGAAAAAGAA CTAAATGCCAGAGAAACTTCCAGGTCAccagaacagaaaagaagaaaacaccaTTACCAACAGCCGCAGCATCATAATACCTGGGGTGGAAGCTCCAG GGAGAAAGTCAGCGACAGACCTGGTTTAGGAGCCGAACCTGCCCCG cagaggaagaagaaagagccTGTTGTTTGGGACCACACCACCTACAAACAGGCAGTACGCAAGGCCATGTTTGCACGGTTTAAGGAACTCGAGTGA